A single region of the Colletotrichum destructivum chromosome 12, complete sequence genome encodes:
- a CDS encoding Putative ribonuclease H superfamily, tc1-like transposase, DDE domain-containing protein, which produces MASPTTTWLCRRYEPTTPCLREAPRPNDPLASPTIQRQQRIDAARSSNQQQLRPVRKKAQDLSRDQRIQARSLRQYAGWSYKRISATTGFTQRQVQGACERATAQKAGSKRGRGYRIRTPHREKLGSVLVSDLWAKGRPWGDLRWIVPGLEIYGEAAITSTLKAMGFRRAARPKTLDLQPEVKALSKVICQGYLDLWSDLDSWLSRSPVFSDETWVLSETKTRGLETLAGAGNMRQTAGCFGDVLLAYTRAQVLYGIQTGGLSLAIPIYIIIQHILPKVKDFIASLPGWRCFQHDGAPSHRVRITQDWLEEHRILVLRWPPNSSDLSPIENVWLWMKSWIEVHYPDIDWMDREQLEPCVSAAWQAVPDALHWALAASMPYRLQQCIERDGDEVDF; this is translated from the exons ATGGCCTCCCCAACAACTACGTGGCTTTGCCGACGATATGAGCCAACGACCCCTTGCCTCCGAGAGGCACCTCGGCCTAACGACCCTTTAGCATCGCCTACGATACAACGGCAACAGAGAATCGATGCTGCGAGATCCAgcaaccagcagcagctccggcCAGTTAGGAAAAAAGCCCAAGATCTTTCTCGTGACCAGCGTATCCAGGCACGCTCCTTACGCCAGTATGCTGGCTGGTCCTATAAGAGAATCTCTGCTACAACTGGCTTTACTCAACGTCAAGTCCAAGGGGCCTGTGAGCGCGCTACCGCTCAAAAGGCTGGCTCTAAGCGTGGCCGTGGCTACCGCATCCGAACTCCTCATCGCGAGAAGCTTGGCTCTGTATTAGTCTCTGACCTATGGGCAAAGGGGCGCCCATGGGGAGATCTCCGCTGGATAGTGCCTGGCCTTGAGATATACGGCGAGGCTGCCATTACGTCGACACTTAAAGCAATGGGGTTCCGGCGAGCTGCTAGGCCAAAGACGCTTGACCTCCAGCCAGAGGTGAAGGCCCTTAGCAAAGTCATATGCCAAGGCTATCTTGACCTCTGGTCAGATCTAGATTCGTGGCTTTCTAGGTCACCAGTCTTTTCTGATGAGACTTGGGTTCTGTCAGAAA CCAAGACGAGAGGGCTGGAGACTTtagccggcgccggcaacatGCGCCAGACGGCTGGATGTTTTGGGGATGTATTGCTGGCCTACACAAGGGCCCAGGTGTTGTATGGGATCCAGACTGGGGGACTATCTCTGGCTATACCTATATACATAATAATACAGCATATCCTTCCTAAGGTTAAGGATTTTATCGCCAGCTTGCCAGGCTGGCGATGCTTTCAGCATGACGGCGCGCCTAGCCACAGGGTTAGAATAACGCAGGACTggctcgaggagcatcgtATCCTCGTCCTCCGCTGGCCCCCGAATTCTTCAGATCTCTCCCCAATCGAGAACGTCTGGCTTTGGATGAAAAGCTGGATTGAAGTTCACTATCCAGATATAGACTGGATGGATAGGGAGCAGCTGGAGCCTTGCGTTTCTGCTGCCTGGCAGGCAGTCCCAGATGCTTTGCATTGggcgctggcggcctcgatgccaTACCGACTGCAGCAGTGTATTGAAAGGGATGGCGATGAGGTAGATTTCTAG
- a CDS encoding Putative protein kinase-like domain superfamily, producing MEPNQKTQIDVFPAQNSLADTIATSHKARPKANKAATNDESHVQLKPKKKQDHVTNLDMTRTVVRSGHKHFSVRTPDIEWNSPWKHYRAEFELHDLGGSVTVAVRQRTLVHIRRLAVSESEDALSKLRRLRHQNIVQFIYAYMTKTYLYVVLECTTISLHQLAKCPIYPDEAQLGTIVGQVSSEEHSVKGPLMTDAICYVVSGLSFLEAHGFEHPSLGNFWRLQQSKIDILESNVSNQVANQQLCRPFESHKQQRVKALSPVVQLLMQKYCKESPGVDDLDRWPPDSAGFTFLIAIEWASSFNELQNVGVPRPLMFALFRDESSYSHLQHPLARHHDTHCLVGLLSLARVSVFPREYSCKT from the exons ATGGAACCCAACCAAAAGACCCAAATCGATGTCTTTCCGGCGCAAAATAGTCTTGCAGATACAATTGCAACGAGTCACAAGGCACGCCCTAAAGCTAATAAGGCAGCAACGAACGATGAATCGCATGTACAATTaaagccgaagaagaaacaaGACCACGTCACAAACCTGGATATGACGCGGACCGTCGTTCGATCGGGACATAAGCACTTTTCGGTCCGCACGCCAGACATCGAATGGAACTCGCCCTGGAAGCATTACAGAGCAGAATTCGAATTACACGATCTCGGGGGTAGCGTGACGGTAGCGGTGAGACAACGAACGCTAGTCCATATCAGAAGACTGGCCGTGTCGGAATCAGAAGACGCTCTATCGAAGCTCAGAAGGCTCCGTCACCAGAACATTGTCCAGTTCATATATGCGTATATGACGAAAACTTACTTATACGTAGTACTTGAGTGCACGACAATCAGCCTGCATCAGTTGGCTAAATGCCCCATATATCCTGATGAAGCCCAGCTGGGTACGATTGTTGGGCAGGTAAGCTCCGAGGAGCATAGCGTCAAAGGACCATTGATGACAGATGCTATTTGCTATGTCGTGAGCGGTCTCAGCTTTCTAGAAGCCCACGGTTTTGAGCACCCCTCGCTGGGAA ACTTCTGGCGGCTGCAGCAGTCAAAGATTGATATTTTGGAGTCTAACGTCAGTAATCAAGTAGCAAATCAACAGCTTTGTCGGCCTTTTGAAAGCCACAAACAACAGCGTGTCAAGGCTCTCAGCCCCGTGGTTCAGCTTCTCATGCAGAAGTATTGCAAGGAGTCGCCAggtgtcgacgacctcgaccgctgGCCTCCCGATTCAGCCGGTTTTACATTCTTAATCGCAATCGAGTGGGCATCTTCATTCAATGAGTTGCAAAATGTTGGTGTCCCCCGCCCGTTAATGTTCGCTCTCTTCCGTGATGAATCTTCTTACTCACACCTTCAGCATCCGCTTGCGAGACATCACGACACCCATTGTCTTGTTGGTCTGCTTAGTTTGGCACGCGTTTCGGTTTTCCCAAGAGAGTATAGCTGCAAGACCTAG
- a CDS encoding Putative protein kinase codes for MDPKRKTQIELSFSGDRSDTSSENPTSSKLRGFTNRTSPIGRNLFKPSNVSQPHIESTSEKHDTSVGNHSDSSRALISKDSTRPLDINWCSPWNRYEASCKLSDLGGELWTATSWVNIRRFPRGIAEQTLRKFRSIKHQNIVAFYEAYMTDDYLHVVLEDMTFSLLHIVKSLRYPNEAQLGTILRQVVDGICFLEEEGWDHPLLDCDNILVSDRGLVKIANQQLCQPPTGQSSRRHLDALGNVTQLLMQKFCKERPGIDDMDRWPPDSDGFTFLASIESASSIKELQQHPLMRYRDIGCLRTLIRLTQVTVFPRVYSLELPEDENSSPIGDPRYHEVQPVQH; via the exons ATGGATCCCAAGCGCAAAACCCAGATTGAACTCTCCTTTTCGGGAGATAGATCTGACACCTCTTCAGAGAACCCTACGAGCTCAAAATTACGAGGCTTTACCAATAGGACTAGCCCAATCGGCCGCAACCTGTTTAAGCCATCGAATGTATCCCAGCCCCATATAGAGAGTACTAGCGAGAAACACGACACTTCGGTGGGGAATCATAGCGATTCGTCCCGAGCTTTGATTTCTAAGGACTCAACACGTCCCCTAGATATCAACTGGTGCTCGCCATGGAACAGATACGAGGCCAGTTGCAAGTTGTCTGACTTAGGCGGAGAATTGTGGACGGCAACGTCGTGGGTTAACATAAGACGGTTTCCGCGCGGCATCGCCGAACAGACCCTTCGCAAGTTTCGAAGTATCAAGCACCAGAATATCGTGGCTTTCTACGAAGCTTATATGACAGACGACTATCTCCACGTCGTACTAGAGGACATGACCTTCAGTTTGCTTCACATTGTGAAAAGCCTGCGCTACCCAAACGAAGCGCAGCTTGGCACTATTCTGAGACAG GTGGTAGACGGCATTTGCTTcttggaagaagaaggatggGACCATCCTCTTCTCGATTGTGACAACATTCTCGTTAGTGATAGAGGCTTGGTAAAGATAG CGAACCAGCAACTCTGCCAGCCACCTACTGGCCAGAGTAGTCGTCGACACCTTGATGCTCTTGGCAATGTCACACAGTTACTCATGCAGAAGTTTTGCAAGGAGAGACCTGGCATTGACGACATGGATCGCTGGCCACCCGACTCGGACGGTTTCACGTTCCTTGCCTCCATCGAGTCAGCAAGCTCGATCAAGGAATTACAGCAG CATCCTCTTATGCGATATCGGGATATCGGTTGCCTTCGTACGCTCATAAGGCTTACACAAGTGACTGTTTTCCCACGGGTTTATTCTTTGGAACTGCCAGAGGATGAAAACAGTTCTCCCATCGGAGACCCTCGGTACCATGAGGTTCAGCCAGTGCAGCATTGA